Genomic window (Vulpes lagopus strain Blue_001 chromosome 6, ASM1834538v1, whole genome shotgun sequence):
aaaatatcttttgatcTCAGATGGCATCATCCTTGAGTCCTTTCTTTACTTTGTGTCCCACATCCAAACTATCAGTAAGTGCTACATTTTACCTTCATtctaatttccttctatttccacAGTCACGAAGAGCTCTAACTAGCTGGTATATTTTTCCTGCCTCAAATTCAATCTGTGAGATGGTTTTCTAACAATCCTAAAATCCTTCTCTATCTTAGTTACACCCTGTGACATCACTCTATTTACCTCAAAATACTCACTGCTCTCTATACCTGCTCTTTCTTTACCTGCTTTAGCCACCTCCTCCTCACCCTGGCACTAGATTATGGACTCCATGGAAAAATAGGCCTTGTCAGGATGTCTGGgcagctcagaggttgagcatctatctgcctttggctccggacgtgaccccggggtcctgggatcaagtcctacatggggctccctgcatggagcctgcttctccctctgcctgtgtctctgcctctctctctatgtctctcataaatacataaataaaatcttaaaaaaaaaaaaacacaaaaattggtgaaacaaattaaattaaaattaaaaacatattgacTTAGCATGTTCCTATTCGTAAGGTATGAGAAGTACAAAGATATTAATTCTtcatttgatgaaaaacatttctaaatacaaTTTTGGAAAGGTTCTAAAAAATAATTCTCCCTGCTGAAAAGCTTCCTGTACCATAATTAATATTAATGGCCTAAGAGAGACTCTGTTTTACTCAAATCCACCTTAATTTCCACTTTATTTAgattatgaaatgaaaatacaaaatatcttgcaaagagaagtaaatgagttcatatcaaaatattttgcagACATACCCAAATTTCAACAggtgaatacatatttttaatacaattgcTCAAACATAATAAAACTGTAGCTTTGTTAGACACGTTCATTACTTACTGATATCTCAGTTGTATATAGGATGAAATACCATGAATTCAAGGGaggagttctttatagatctaaaaaataaagaaatgagaatctGATGAATATCGTATAACagacttatttctgtttttaattatggTGATTAACTTCTATGTCTTGCCCTAAGATGAACACCATGAGCATCAGGAAGTAGTATAATAAatggtcctttttaaaaaatgaaacttgtcATCATTTTAGGAAGCTGAAacttacataaaacaaatataataaaaaggaataataaaagacaaaatgtatCAAATTGGTCATAATCATGAGCTAAAATCTGCAGGTTAGCATACaggattttaaaaactgacattaGCTTATGTTATCGAGAATCACAAGAGGTGGGATCTTAAAATACCTCTCATGGATTAGGAAGACCTGagtaaaagagacaaaaaggaagGTATTCAAAACAGGAGAATAATATGATCAAAGGCACATAAAAACTTACAATTTTAGTAGGAAAAATCAGGTGGGCACACTTTCATATaagcaaaaatcaaagaaaagccCTAATGACTAGAAAGGGGCCAGATAATGGAAGGTCTTGAACTCTGGACCTAGATCGTCAGGCaacaagaaatattttaggaTCCATTACCAAGTAAAGATGACATAATACGGGAAATTccatattttaggaaaattagcCGGTGTGTATGATTGACTCAATGAGATACAGAAAGTGAGGAGATAAAAAGGAAGAGCATTTAGCAGACCACTTCCTCCTTCCAATTTGCTGGCCTATTTTGAGATTAAATTCTTTTAGCCTCAAATGTACTTTATAACTTTAGGACATGAATTCACTATTAGTCCTTATCTGAGTAACCAAGGCTTGAAACTCTACTTTGGAttccttcctttactttttcttgAATAGTCTGTTACCATTCCTGATTATTTTTTCCTCAGAATGTCTTGCATGTGTAccattcctcttcccttcctaccACCAGTATCTTAAAGCAGGACGTCGTAATGACCTGCTTGTATTTGGGTTTCTCTGATTCTCTGCCTCCAGGCTTTCCTCTCTTCATCTCAACCTAAACATTACTGCCAGATTAATCTTCAGAAACACCCCCTGTACATTATTATCCTTTGCCCAGAAATCTCTGAAGGCTTCTGACTACttgacaaacaaaacaaaaaacctgaatgCCTTAACTGGCAATGGAGGGCCCAGCCAGCTGTCCTCACATCACTGCTCACCACTGTCTCAAGGTTCGGCTCAAATTGCACCTCCTTACAAATTCCTCTATCATCAGTCTAGACTACATGGGCTCTGACCAACAGAAATATAACACAAGCCagatataattaaaaatcttctcaTATCCGCATTGAAGTTTTACATgcaaaactaattttaatatatttacttaacccaatatattcaaaatattatcatttcagtaTGTAACCACTATTAATAGAgatattttacattgtttttcatACCAAGTGAAacccagtgtgtattttatatttacagcacatctcaattcaatCTAACCACAATTTCAAGCGCTCAACAACTATACAGAACTTGTGGCTATTGCAATAGCACAAATACAGAATCTAAAATCAATGCTTTGTACTGTAGAGCTCTGTGCTCTACCACTGCTTAGAGGGCAGGTTggcatcattttatttcttttttttttttttttttttttcatcattttatttctatgtacatATCTGATGCTTGATTTTAATGGTTATCACCAAACATTTAGTCTCTCGGACCAAAACTCTGGAGTCACCTCCTCCCGGCAAATTGCTGCCGCCAGTCAAACCCAATGACATTTCAGAAATGTCTTTCACATCTCCTACTACCCTATTTCAATGGAGACAATCATCACCTTACTTCAAATGTCTACAATTTCCTCTTACCTAGTTTTCCTATTCCAAGCTGATTCTTCACACAGCTGTCAGAGACCACCCTAGAAGAACAAATATATTCTTGCCTTTTGCTTGTGCAAAGTATGCACGttccaacaaataaaatctaaactccttCGTTGGAAATCAAGGTCCTTCCCAAGTTGCTCTCAACCTCCCTCTTCCTTCACCAACTAACCTTGCGCTCCAGGCTCAAGCACATTAACCTTCCCACTCTTCCTCAGTACGTCCAAACCGCTCAAGTCTCAGCGTCCAGGAATGACCTTGCCCTGAGCCTAGTAAATTCCTTTCGACCCTTCAACACCCAGCTCAAACATTTACTCCTTACGAACTTTTCTGGTGGCCGCGggaggttttgggtttttttgtttttttcatctagCATAGACTGGGAACCAAGAGTGTTTGTTCAAAGGATGCTGAACGTGTAGGTCGCGAGCAAGAGCCAGCACTTCTGCATCACCGATGTCAAGCACAGACTGCAGCGACCTACACGTGCGCTTCAAGAGCGAACCCCGACCGACCATCCATCCCTTCCTGACGGGTACCATTTCCTCTCGGTCACCTCACGCAGTTACTTGCTCTCTCAATGATGACCTTGCCTGTTGGTGGCAGCTAAAGGGAACTATGCAAACTCCGAAAACGAAGGAATCTGCTTTGGCCCTCGAGCGCaccaagtacaaaaaaaaaaaaaaaaaaaaaaaaaaaggcggttTTCCTACAAAAATCACAGGGGTGGTGAGATAAAAAATCAGGGGATGGGCAGGTAAGAGCTCGGGCTCGGCTGGTGACAGGAGGCCAGAGGTGCACGGGCTGAGGCTAGCCCGGTCTCCGCTTACTTGGGAGCACGAAGCACCGAGGGCACCgggagccggggggcggggggcccgggggcacAGCGGCGGAGGGCCGAGGCCTGCGGAGCCCGGGAGCACCTTCAAAGGTCCCCGGGGTCGACCCACTAACAACGAGCGCCTGCCGTGTGCCCAGCGCGTGGCGGCCTCGTGGCGTCTACGCCCGGCCCGCGGGAGGACCCCGACGCGGGGAAGCGCGAAACACGGCAACGGCGAGGCCCAAGGCGCCAGCGCCGGCATCGGCTTCACCGCCCCGGCGAGCGGACCCCGCAAGGTCGCCGGGAAACGGCCAGACGGAGGGCAGGGGAACACAGGAGGGAGCCGCACCGACTGCCGCAAAGGCCGCGGCTGGAGGCCCCCGGGGAGAGCGCTCCTCCCCCGCGCCAGGCCCGGCCCCGACGACGGGCAGTCGGGGTCTCCCGGGAGCCGGgggcgcccctcccccagccgcaGGCTCACTCCTCCCTCGCCCTCACTTGCCTCGCCAGCCCTCCTCCAACGCCGTGCACCGCCCTTCCCAACTCCTGGTCGAGTCCAGGCTCCAGGGCGAGCAGAGCCGAGGCCGGCTCAGTGGCCCCCGCGCCGAGCAGCCCGCCGAAGCCCCCCGAGGGCGGCCGCCATTTTGAAGCTGGAGGCGAGccgcggaggcggggagggcccagggcggTACCATctgcggggggcggcgggggcgagGCTGCGGGAGGGGGACGGAGCTCACCCAGCAAGTCTCGTCACCTAGGGCAGAAGTTTCATTTTTAGGTAATTTGTAATGTGCGAGGGCTGAAGCAAGCACGAAAAGAGTCGGGCTCCCAGCGGAAGAAACGCTGTGGCTTCCCAGCGCCACCCCTCTCCGCGCGGGCGCGGCGAATGGCACGTCCCAAGGCCGCCGCTTCCGCCGGCGCGGGTGGCTGGGCTCGCGGCTGCCCTTGGTCGCGGGGTCGTTGGAGCCGCCCGGGTGCAGGTGGGTCTGGGCCCCCGCGCTGCGGGAGGGGAGAGTCCCGCCCCGGGAAAGGCCTCGGCGGCGCTGTGTGCAGGCGAGGGTGGGCCGGGCCTCGGCGGGGCTCGcgagcggcggggcgggggccggggcgggggccggggcggggccggggccggggccggggccggggccggggccgggagaGGGCGGCTTCTTCCCGCGGACAGGTGGGCTCCCGTTCCTCCCCGGCGGCCGCGCCTGCCCGGACCGGAGAGGAGACAGGCCGGACCACGCTCCTGGGGGATCCGCAGGGGGGACGGCGCTGCTGCGCTGCGGTTCCTGGTGGCTCAGGACGGGAGACCAACCAGCCTCCTCTTGCAAATCGCGAACCCTCTCGAGCCGACCGTTCCATACACGCACAtcagataatctttaaaaaacgttATAGCTAGTTCGTCCTGGGGTTCCAGGGTCACGGTTTATTTAGACACAGTCCAGACCTCAAGGAGGTCAGTGTCCAGGACGGTGTAGGATGCCGTGGGGACCAGTGAGAGTTAGGCCTCAGTCTTAGACGTTTGTCTGTGCACCTGTGTTCCACAACACAGGTGAATTGACTTACCAAAATACGCAGCACATACAGTTTTCTGTTTAGAAGTTAGGCGGGGGAAATCCGGTAGAAAAAGTAATGTTAAGAAATACAAGACAGTGCTGAGCGAGGTCAGTCTAAATGTTTATCTGTAGAGTTACCTTACCAGACAATAACACAAATAGCTGGGACCAAGAAGCCAGGCCTCCTGAGTGTTAATCCTGGTTTTGCCACTTAACTGCATCTATGACCCTAAGTGAAATCGATTGTCCCTggatttcctcatctggaaaaaaaaacttgcctaCTACTTTGGGGACATTAGTAAATACACACACAGTATTGTGATGGTTGCATGAGTTAGTGATCGTGAAAAGCAGTAAGAACTATACCTGACAGTGCTGCAAGAGTCAGCTCTTTCTAGAAGTAGGCAAAACATTTGGAGCATATTTTGGTATGTTGGTAACAAAGGATTAGGTTACATCTGTTATGTGATGCTGagtccataaaataaaaactagtttttCTTAGGAACACCATAGCAAGTCTCAGTTCTGAAGTAAAATAAGGATTTTTCACGAGTCTTATAAAGAAGACgctaatggggcacctgggtggctcagtcggttaatcacaactcttgatttcagtttaggtcatgatctcagggacgtAAGGTggtgccccacatcaggctctgtgctgggcatggagcctgctgaagactccatccttctccctttgctccccgccccccccccctggaaaaaaggaaaaaaagaagacactaaTATGTACAGTGTCCTCATGGGCACCCATGTAGATGTCACTTTATCCAAACCTCGGCTTTTTTCACTGGAGCCTCTCCCAGGACCTCACTGCCCTCTGTCCATCAGACAAAGCCCCTTATCATCTTGGGCTCATGACCAGAGGCTGTCTATATTCCCCTGTCGTAGCCATTCTCCAGGAAATCATCCTTAGGTCCATAAATCTTTGTCCTCTCTGGTGATCCACTCactaaaatacagagaacaaattatgTTTAACGCAACTGCTCCCAAAGTCCCATTAAATAGATTATAATAGTGTAATATGAAATGCCTCTGGTTCTAAGATTTGTCATTTACCTGTTAGCGATGGAATAATGGTGGCTGAACTGAGCTCTGGATTTTTAATATACAGAATCCTCCTGTCAGTCTTCACTTGTAGAGAGTGTGTAAGAGCCTACGTACAGCCAGTCTCAGGGGCTTATCTCACCTCTTCTCAGAGTAGAGCCAAATCAAAGTAGCTACTGGCCAACAATAATGCCTTCTAGCCCAGAGGTGGCCATGAGCTTATTTAAAACAGTCTTGGACTAAGTCAATAAAGCAAACTTATGTGGTTGGTTAAAATACATATAGTATCTGACCCACGTGAGGGTCAAGCTGAGGGTTAAGCTTGACCCCTGTTATGAAATTAGAGGACCCTGTGAGGGACAGGTGACCGAATACATGACCACTTTACATCTACAGAGACCCATATTGTCTAGTATTTTGCAGTTTTTGTGCTTTCAAAGTTAGAGTAGTTGATAAAGGCGTGTATTGTCATTCCTATACTTGACTAGCTCAAGTTTATTAAGCAAGTGGCCACTTTGGTGGGCACTTAGTCAGATTCACAAAGTGCTTTAGtatcaaaatgcaaataatgtTACTTAAGGAAGGCAGGGTGCTAACAGAAAATAAGATAAGTTTGCTGAGAACTATTTGCATCGAATCAGCAGGTGAGTTCTTTCAACTATAGGTTTTTCTGGCCTCACCAGGAAAGAGGACCAAGAGTCCctattttgtttgtgtgttttaaagatttatttatttactagagagagcatgagagcacaacggggaggaggggcagagagagagaatcttgaaacCAACTTTCCATCAAGTGTGGAGTCTGACCTCTGCCCcagtcccacaacccatgagatcacgaccaaGAGcgagacactcaactgactgagccacccaggcgtccccagaagtCCGTATTTTGATAAAGTCTCCCCAGATGCTTTTGATGCACAGTCACATTTGAAATTTCCCACTGTAGGCAATAGACTGAAACTTTAATGATTAAACTggaagttatatattttaaatctcattaactttacataattttcaaaatcagTGATATTCAGAATAGGACCGGCTGTCTGTAATAATTATACTCTATCAAATATAAAGTAATTGTGCAACTATTAACTTCATGGCCATTTTCTAGTCTGGTGCCTTTGAATAGTGATGAAGTCTGAGAAATAGAGAATTCTCTCACTTGTGTGAGAACCAGTGTCTTAGGAGAGGCAGGAATCCAGTCTTCTTAACCCTAGCACAGTTTGGTGCTGAGCACTCTTGTTGGCGATACTGTATTCTCTTACCAGGGTGTTGTTCTATGCCTTCTCAGCCATTGTCTATGAGTTACtcatcttagggatccctgggtggcgcagcggtttggcgcctgcctttgacccagggcgcgatcctggagacccgggatcgaatcccacatcgggctcccggtgcatggagcctgcttctccctctgcctgtgtctctgcctctctctctctctctctctgtgtgactatcataaataaataaaaaaaaaattataaaaaaaaaatgagttactCATCTTAGATTCACGTGTAGGCAGATGTATTTTGATGTCATCTTTAGGCACACATTTTTACAGAAACTGATAATTCAaccatatttttattgaattaaggccaatttattttctgtgtggTGACTGCTAGTGCTATTCTGCCTCTACGTTTTAGAAACCCTTAGAACTTAAAAGTCCTTAAGTACCATAAATAATCAATTCAGGAAGAGGTCTTTTAGAGAGGTATTATAATCTAATGGGATATAGAGCTTTGGAACAAACCTGAGCTTGAATTCCAGCTGTGTACTTTATACCTGTTTAGGTTAAGCTGTTTTCTAgtctataaaaaagaataataatagttattatatgttaaatatatataagattatacGATGGCTCTGGTACCTAGTAGTCATTCTATAAAAGTAAATTcccctctgtccatgtcttttgAAAACCGTTGATGTTGAGATCTACCATGACATTTTTTGAatgcagttgtttttttaaagtttctctcctttcctttcaaaaattAGTTTTTAGCTTTTTGCAGTAGCAGTATTGTAGCTAGTGGAGTTTATCTGAGTCACAATTACTgctaattgaaaaaataattttcagtaattACAGCTTCACTAAAGAATCCTGCTTTTGgcataatagtaaaatatatttgttttagcaTTGTAAGAggctctgaaaatattttatacatgtgtAAAAGCTTCAAACAAATAGTAGGAGGGTGCAAATATTCAGCTTTTGCAGGTAGAATTGTTTTATACTCACCATTCCTCTGCGCTATACTATATCAGATCACTAGTGGAGCtagaaaaaagttaataaattgattttagtGCAATTTTTATACTGATCATTGTCACCTATATAATTGTCATcaggtaaattttaattttatcactaCATTCTGATGCTAAGAAAATTTGAAGAGACTTATTATGGTTTTTAACATCTATCCCTTCTATTCAGGGCTACCTTCCTGTGTCAGATATAATTTTGCAAGATATTTCAAAGGCAGTTATATttctgataatcttttttttttttttcctagcactTAAGATGAACGTAATTCAGATTGTTCGTGACCACTGGGTACATATATTTGTGCCTATGGGGTTTGTCCTTGGATGTTACCTAGACAGAAAGAATGATGAAAAGCTAACTGCCTTCCGGAATAAGAGTTTGTTGTTTAGAAGGTTAGTTTGTAcactttttttaaaccaacaaTTAACCAGCTCTTGGTAATAATTCTTTTTAGTACCATATATGCCAAAAATAAACCAAGGGTAAATTTTGCCCCAAGGACTTATATTCAAGTTATATTGTTTAGCAGCATTAGTTGTTTAATCCTTCTACAAAACTGTATGATTACCTTTGGAATGCCAATAAGTCTTTAGTTTATGAACAGGCTATTTCAGATagtttgagtttttctttcttttttcttttttggcattcAGGGTGCAATGTATTATAGAAACAAAGTTTTAAACCAGCTCACCAAAGCCTTTCATACAGCTTTCACATATTatcatatattatctcatttaagccAGAAGGTAGCTGAAATCTATGGTACTAATAGTGGCTTGGTGCTATATTCACAGGAACGCTGCTTGAGAGCTT
Coding sequences:
- the NDUFB1 gene encoding NADH dehydrogenase [ubiquinone] 1 beta subcomplex subunit 1, whose product is MARPKAAASAGAGGWARGCPWSRGRWSRPGAALKMNVIQIVRDHWVHIFVPMGFVLGCYLDRKNDEKLTAFRNKSLLFRRELRPNEEVTWK